GAACCTTCCCATCCGTGTGGATCCGGTCGACGTGCACGATCCAGGTGCCGTCCGGAGCGCGCTCGATGTCGCCGACCCGATGCAGCGGCTCGACCGTGACGTGCCCCGTGCGTTCAGCTTCGGCGAGATAGGTGACGTCGACCGAGAACTTACCGCCGTTGTTGACTCCGTAGATGACGTCGCCCGTCGTGTAGGACGGTTTCAGTTCCCCGGTCAGCTCCCGTCGCGCGAAGTCCCAGTCGATGCACATCGGCACCCTGAACGTGTCGTAGCCCTCCGAGCCTGCACGGTCCAGGAACTGTCGTGAGGACCGGTACCGATCGTGGTCGAGCAGATCGTCCGGGATGGTCGCGACCTGCAGCATCCGCGCCACCCGCCGGTAGTGGTCGGAGGCCAGCAGGTCGTAGTCGATACGCGAGGACACCGAATCGGAGAATCGCTGCCCGTCGGGCTGCACGGTCATGCCGTGATAGGCCAGCGAACTCCCGCCGACCCCCGCGCCGCACATGACGTCCATGCCGTTCCCCGGAACCCGTTCGATGAGCCCGGTGAACGGTTCGGTCGGGATCGGCGGAGTACCGGTCATCACCGGGGCGGACGACAACCACGACATCCGCCGGTCCGGTTGCAGCATGTGAGGGAACGTCTCGGCATTCGGTCCCGTGGGCCAGCGGATGCCCCGTTCGAGGACCAGGGTCTGCACACCGGCCCGGCCGAGATGCAACGCGGTGATCGCACCGCCGAATCCGCTGCCCACGACGACCGCCCGATGGCGCTCCTCGGTGACCTCGGCGCGTGCGCGTGGGATCGGGGACAACGACAACGCGGCAACGGCCGCACCGCCGACGACGGTTCCCCGCAGGAAGGTACGGCGGGACAGCGCAA
This window of the Rhodococcus pyridinivorans genome carries:
- a CDS encoding GMC oxidoreductase; protein product: MNIALSRRTFLRGTVVGGAAVAALSLSPIPRARAEVTEERHRAVVVGSGFGGAITALHLGRAGVQTLVLERGIRWPTGPNAETFPHMLQPDRRMSWLSSAPVMTGTPPIPTEPFTGLIERVPGNGMDVMCGAGVGGSSLAYHGMTVQPDGQRFSDSVSSRIDYDLLASDHYRRVARMLQVATIPDDLLDHDRYRSSRQFLDRAGSEGYDTFRVPMCIDWDFARRELTGELKPSYTTGDVIYGVNNGGKFSVDVTYLAEAERTGHVTVEPLHRVGDIERAPDGTWIVHVDRIHTDGKVLERKRILAQSLFLGAGSAGTTRLLVKAKAKGFVPDLPDGVGTGWGNNGDRVFAVTSPLVSPGDHQGGPACVGMRDYTDPAGPLMIVTGPVPFPDDVGTTTMIGLGIVDGRGVWHYDAGRDDAVLNWDQAYDRELTRAIEARIRRIAGPASIVIDVNAVDINTFHPLGGAPFGAVCDDAGRVHGQPGLYVVDGAKISGSTGACNPSMTIAALAEYGADRIVSRDLDRVF